One genomic window of Oryctolagus cuniculus chromosome 11, mOryCun1.1, whole genome shotgun sequence includes the following:
- the PRPF40B gene encoding pre-mRNA-processing factor 40 homolog B isoform X5: MQRCPSAGRRAPSCIEDGRVRSTFYHLSFFMPTLDSGSPSPSSPDHSQAACLRHSLYSAAFRPGYRATLFWNLLVCKNLVRLGVRLLFASLHFCAGPEETRGSGLKGDKSILQPRESPHPEWGDSSPMGDAQQAVSEEPLSSGTQSVPDSGPRPPAAPAPFPPGPPMMPPPFMPPPGMPPPFLPMGLPPMSQRPPAIPPVPPGILPPMLPPMGAPPPLTQIPGMVPPMMPGMLLPAVPVTAATAPGADTASSAVPGTGPLRALWSEHVAPDGRIYYYNADDKQSVWEKPSVLKSKAELLLSQCPWKEYKSDTGKPYYYNNQSKESRWTRPKDLDELEALVKQEAAGKQKPLAPQTLQPQPPQPQPDPPPAPPGPAPASSGLLEPEPGGSGDCDVAEAAQPLEQGFLQPPEEGPSSSAAQPQPPQQEEEEPKPEPERSGLSWSNREKAKQAFKELLRDKAVPSNASWEQAMKMVVTDPRYSALPKLSEKKQAFNAYKAQREKEEKEEARLRAKEAKQTLQHFLEQHERMTSTTRYRRAEQTFGELEVWAVVPERDRKEVYDDVLFFLAKKEKEQAKQLRRRNIQALKSILDGMSSVSFQTTWSQAQQYLMDNPSFAEDHQLQNMDKEDALICFEEHIRALEREEEEERERARLRERRQQRKNREAFQTFLDELHETGQLHSMSTWVELYPAVSTDVRFANMLGQPGSTPLDLFKFYVEELKARFHDEKKIIKDILQDRGFCVEVDTAFEDFAHAISFDKRAAALDAGNIKLTFNSLLEKAEAREREREKEEARRVRRREAAFRSMLRQAAPALELGTAWEEVRERFVCDSAFAQITLESERIRLFREFLQVLETECQHLHTRGRKHGRKGKKHHHKRSHSPSGSESEEEELPPPSLRPPKRRRRNPSESGSEPSSSLDSVESGGAALGGRGSPSSHLLLGSADHGLRKAKKPKKKLKRRHKSNSPESGSGPEERAGKESEEQEQDKARELRQVEFPRRAPGLSIKKEKTGWDTSESELSEGELERRRRALLQQLDDHQ, translated from the exons ATGCAGCGCTGTCCGAGTGCTGGCCGGAGAGCGCCGTCCTGCATTGAGGATGGCCGTGTACGGTCAACATTTTATCACTTGAGTTTCTTCATGCCGACATTGGATTCCGGTTCCCCCTCCCCAAGCAGCCCAGACCACAGCCAAGCTGCCTGCCTCCGCCACAGCCTGTACTCAGCAGCTTTTAGGCCGGGGTACAGGGCCACACTGTTTTGGAATCTTCTGGTTTGCAAAAACCTAGTGAGGTTAGGTGTGAGACTGCTCTTTGCATCGCTGCACTTCTGTGCAGGCCCTGAGGAGACACGTGGGAGTGGTTTAAAAGGAGATAAGTCGATCCTCCAACCTAGGGAATCCCCCCACCCGGAGTGGGGAGACAGCAGTCCCATGGGAGACGCCCAGCAGGCAGTCTCCGAGGAGCCCTTATCCTCAGGGACGCAG TCGGTTCCCGATTCTGGTCCCCGGCCCCCAGCAGCGCCTGCCCCCTTCCCACCGGGGCCCCCCATGATGCCACCACCCTTC ATGCCCCCTCCAGGGATGCCCCCACCCTTTCTGCCAATGGGGCTACCCCCCATGAGCCAGAGGCCACCAGCCATTCCCCCTGTGCCACCGGGCATCTTGCCCCCAATGCTCCCACCCATGGGGGCGCCGCCACCACTCACACAG ATTCCGGGCATGGTGCCTCCGATGATGCCGGGAATGCTGCTGCCGGCGGTGCCCGTCACCGCAGCG ACGGCTCCGGGTGCGGACACCGCCAGCT ctgctgtgcctgggacagGCCCTCTG AGGGCGCTCTGGAGCGAGCACGTGGCCCCCGATGGGCGCATCTACTACTACAATGCCGATGACAAGCAGTCCGTGTGGGAGAAGCCCAGCGTGCTCAAGTCCAAGGCAGAG CTGCTGCTGTCTCAGTGTCCCTGGAAAGAGTACAAGTCGGACACAGGCAAACCTTACTACTACAACAACCAGAGTAAGGAGTCCCGCTGGACccggcccaaggacctggatgaGCTAGAGG CTCTAGTCAAACAAGAGGCTGCAGG AAAGCAGAAGCCGCTGGCGCCACAGACACTACAGCCCCAGCCGCCTCAGCCCCAGCCTGACCCCCCACCTGCACCTCCCGGCCCTGCGCCCGCGTCCTCAGGCCTGCTGGAACCCGAGCCCGGTGGGAGTGGAGACTGTGATGTGGCGGAGGCCGCCCAGCCGCTGGAGCAGGGCTTCCTGCAGCCCCCGGAGGAGGGCCCCAGCAG TTCTGCCGCGCAGCCGCAGCCaccacagcaggaggaggaggaacccaAGCCTGAACCGGAGAGGTCCGGCCTCAGTTGGAGCAACCGGGAGAAGGCGAAGCAGGCGTTCAAGGAGCTGCTGAGGGACAAG GCCGTCCCCTCCAATGCATCATGGGAACAGGCCATGAAGATGGTGGTCACTGACCCCCGCTATAG TGCCTTGCCCAAACTGAGTGAGAAGAAGCAGGCATTCAACGCGTATAAGGCGCagcgggagaaggaggagaaggaggaggcccGGCTGCGGGCCAAGGAGGCCAAGCAGACGCTGCAGCATTTCCTGGAGCAGCACGAGCGCATGACTTCCACCACCCGCTACCG GCGGGCAGAGCAGACCTTTGGCGAGCTGGAGGTTTGGGCCGTGGTCCCTGAGAGGGATCGAAAAGAGGTGTATGACGACGTCCTGTTCTTCCTGGCGAAGAAGGAGAAG GAGCAGGCCAAGCAGCTCCGGCGCCGCAACATCCAGGCCCTGAAGAGCATCCTGGACGGGATGAGCAGCGTCAGCTTCCAGACCACCTGGTCGCAGGCCCAGCAGTACCTCATGGACAACCCCAGCTTTGCTGAGGACCATCAGCTGCAGA ACATGGACAAGGAGGATGCGCTGATCTGCTTCGAGGAACACATCCGAGctttggagagggaggaggaggaggagcgggagCGGGCCCGGCTCCGGGAACGGCGTCAGCAACGCAAGAACCGGGAGGCCTTCCAG ACCTTCCTAGATGAGCTGCACGAGACAGGGCAGCTGCACTCCATGTCTACCTGGGTGGAGCTGTACCCAGCAGTCAGCACTGACGTCCGCTTCGCCAACATGCTGGGCCAGCCGG gctCCACCCCTCTGGACTTGTTCAAGTTCTATGTGGAGGAGTTGAAGGCACGGTTCCATGATGAGAAGAAGATCATTAAAGACATTCTTCAG GACCGGGGCTTCTGTGTGGAGGTGGACACGGCCTTTGAGGACTTCGCCCACGCCATAAGCTTTGACAAGAGGGCTGCCGCGCTGGACGCAGGCAACATCAAGCTGACCTTCAACAGT CTGCTGGAGAAAGCAGAGGCgcgggagagagagcgggagaagGAGGAGGCGCGCAGGGTGCGGCGCCGGGAAGCGGCCTTCCGAAGCATGCTGAGGCAGGCCGCACCTGCTCTGGAGCTGGGCACTGCCTGGGAAGAG GTCCGCGAGCGCTTTGTGTGTGACTCAGCCTTTGCACAGATTACTCTGGAGTCGGAGCGGATCCGGCTCTTCCGCGAGTTCCTGCAGGTGCTGGAG ACCGAGTGCCAGCACCTGCACACCAGAGGCCGAAAGCATGGCAGGAAAGGCAAGAAGCACCATCACAAGCGGTCGCACTCACCCTCA ggctctgagtccgaggaggaggagctgccccCACCATCCCTCCGGCCCCCCAAGCGGAGGCGGCGGAACCCCTCGGAGTCCGGCTCGGAGCCCTCTTCCTCACTTGATTCAGTTGAGAGTGGGGGTGCTGCCCTTGGAGGACGGGGCTCCCCGTCCTCTCACCTCCTCCTTGGGTCAG CAGACCATGGCCTTCGGAAAgccaagaaaccaaaaaagaaattgaagagaagACACAAGTCG AACAGCCCTGAGAGTGGGAGCGGGCCTGAGGAGAGAGCTGGCAAGGAGagtgaggagcaggagcaggacaAGGCCAGGGAGCTCCGGCAGGTGGAGTTCCCTCGCCGCGCCCCGGGCCTCAGCATCAAGAAGGAGAAG ACAGGCTGGGACACATCGGAGAGCGAGCTGAGCGAGGGCGAGCTGGAAAGGCGGCGGCGGGcgctcctgcagcagctggacgACCACCAGTGA
- the PRPF40B gene encoding pre-mRNA-processing factor 40 homolog B isoform X3 — MQRCPSAGRRAPSCIEDGRVRSTFYHLSFFMPTLDSGSPSPSSPDHSQAACLRHSLYSAAFRPGYRATLFWNLLVCKNLVRLGVRLLFASLHFCAGPEETRGSGLKGDKSILQPRESPHPEWGDSSPMGDAQQAVSEEPLSSGTQSVPDSGPRPPAAPAPFPPGPPMMPPPFMPPPGMPPPFLPMGLPPMSQRPPAIPPVPPGILPPMLPPMGAPPPLTQIPGMVPPMMPGMLLPAVPVTAATAPGADTASSAVPGTGPLRALWSEHVAPDGRIYYYNADDKQSVWEKPSVLKSKAELLLSQCPWKEYKSDTGKPYYYNNQSKESRWTRPKDLDELEALVKQEAAGKQKPLAPQTLQPQPPQPQPDPPPAPPGPAPASSGLLEPEPGGSGDCDVAEAAQPLEQGFLQPPEEGPSSSAAQPQPPQQEEEEPKPEPERSGLSWSNREKAKQAFKELLRDKAVPSNASWEQAMKMVVTDPRYSALPKLSEKKQAFNAYKAQREKEEKEEARLRAKEAKQTLQHFLEQHERMTSTTRYRRAEQTFGELEVWAVVPERDRKEVYDDVLFFLAKKEKEQAKQLRRRNIQALKSILDGMSSVSFQTTWSQAQQYLMDNPSFAEDHQLQNMDKEDALICFEEHIRALEREEEEERERARLRERRQQRKNREAFQTFLDELHETGQLHSMSTWVELYPAVSTDVRFANMLGQPGSTPLDLFKFYVEELKARFHDEKKIIKDILQDRGFCVEVDTAFEDFAHAISFDKRAAALDAGNIKLTFNSLLEKAEAREREREKEEARRVRRREAAFRSMLRQAAPALELGTAWEEVRERFVCDSAFAQITLESERIRLFREFLQVLETECQHLHTRGRKHGRKGKKHHHKRSHSPSGSESEEEELPPPSLRPPKRRRRNPSESGSEPSSSLDSVESGGAALGGRGSPSSHLLLGSADHGLRKAKKPKKKLKRRHKSNSPESGSGPEERAGKESEEQEQDKARELRQVEFPRRAPGLSIKKEKQTGWDTSESELSEGELERRRRALLQQLDDHQ; from the exons ATGCAGCGCTGTCCGAGTGCTGGCCGGAGAGCGCCGTCCTGCATTGAGGATGGCCGTGTACGGTCAACATTTTATCACTTGAGTTTCTTCATGCCGACATTGGATTCCGGTTCCCCCTCCCCAAGCAGCCCAGACCACAGCCAAGCTGCCTGCCTCCGCCACAGCCTGTACTCAGCAGCTTTTAGGCCGGGGTACAGGGCCACACTGTTTTGGAATCTTCTGGTTTGCAAAAACCTAGTGAGGTTAGGTGTGAGACTGCTCTTTGCATCGCTGCACTTCTGTGCAGGCCCTGAGGAGACACGTGGGAGTGGTTTAAAAGGAGATAAGTCGATCCTCCAACCTAGGGAATCCCCCCACCCGGAGTGGGGAGACAGCAGTCCCATGGGAGACGCCCAGCAGGCAGTCTCCGAGGAGCCCTTATCCTCAGGGACGCAG TCGGTTCCCGATTCTGGTCCCCGGCCCCCAGCAGCGCCTGCCCCCTTCCCACCGGGGCCCCCCATGATGCCACCACCCTTC ATGCCCCCTCCAGGGATGCCCCCACCCTTTCTGCCAATGGGGCTACCCCCCATGAGCCAGAGGCCACCAGCCATTCCCCCTGTGCCACCGGGCATCTTGCCCCCAATGCTCCCACCCATGGGGGCGCCGCCACCACTCACACAG ATTCCGGGCATGGTGCCTCCGATGATGCCGGGAATGCTGCTGCCGGCGGTGCCCGTCACCGCAGCG ACGGCTCCGGGTGCGGACACCGCCAGCT ctgctgtgcctgggacagGCCCTCTG AGGGCGCTCTGGAGCGAGCACGTGGCCCCCGATGGGCGCATCTACTACTACAATGCCGATGACAAGCAGTCCGTGTGGGAGAAGCCCAGCGTGCTCAAGTCCAAGGCAGAG CTGCTGCTGTCTCAGTGTCCCTGGAAAGAGTACAAGTCGGACACAGGCAAACCTTACTACTACAACAACCAGAGTAAGGAGTCCCGCTGGACccggcccaaggacctggatgaGCTAGAGG CTCTAGTCAAACAAGAGGCTGCAGG AAAGCAGAAGCCGCTGGCGCCACAGACACTACAGCCCCAGCCGCCTCAGCCCCAGCCTGACCCCCCACCTGCACCTCCCGGCCCTGCGCCCGCGTCCTCAGGCCTGCTGGAACCCGAGCCCGGTGGGAGTGGAGACTGTGATGTGGCGGAGGCCGCCCAGCCGCTGGAGCAGGGCTTCCTGCAGCCCCCGGAGGAGGGCCCCAGCAG TTCTGCCGCGCAGCCGCAGCCaccacagcaggaggaggaggaacccaAGCCTGAACCGGAGAGGTCCGGCCTCAGTTGGAGCAACCGGGAGAAGGCGAAGCAGGCGTTCAAGGAGCTGCTGAGGGACAAG GCCGTCCCCTCCAATGCATCATGGGAACAGGCCATGAAGATGGTGGTCACTGACCCCCGCTATAG TGCCTTGCCCAAACTGAGTGAGAAGAAGCAGGCATTCAACGCGTATAAGGCGCagcgggagaaggaggagaaggaggaggcccGGCTGCGGGCCAAGGAGGCCAAGCAGACGCTGCAGCATTTCCTGGAGCAGCACGAGCGCATGACTTCCACCACCCGCTACCG GCGGGCAGAGCAGACCTTTGGCGAGCTGGAGGTTTGGGCCGTGGTCCCTGAGAGGGATCGAAAAGAGGTGTATGACGACGTCCTGTTCTTCCTGGCGAAGAAGGAGAAG GAGCAGGCCAAGCAGCTCCGGCGCCGCAACATCCAGGCCCTGAAGAGCATCCTGGACGGGATGAGCAGCGTCAGCTTCCAGACCACCTGGTCGCAGGCCCAGCAGTACCTCATGGACAACCCCAGCTTTGCTGAGGACCATCAGCTGCAGA ACATGGACAAGGAGGATGCGCTGATCTGCTTCGAGGAACACATCCGAGctttggagagggaggaggaggaggagcgggagCGGGCCCGGCTCCGGGAACGGCGTCAGCAACGCAAGAACCGGGAGGCCTTCCAG ACCTTCCTAGATGAGCTGCACGAGACAGGGCAGCTGCACTCCATGTCTACCTGGGTGGAGCTGTACCCAGCAGTCAGCACTGACGTCCGCTTCGCCAACATGCTGGGCCAGCCGG gctCCACCCCTCTGGACTTGTTCAAGTTCTATGTGGAGGAGTTGAAGGCACGGTTCCATGATGAGAAGAAGATCATTAAAGACATTCTTCAG GACCGGGGCTTCTGTGTGGAGGTGGACACGGCCTTTGAGGACTTCGCCCACGCCATAAGCTTTGACAAGAGGGCTGCCGCGCTGGACGCAGGCAACATCAAGCTGACCTTCAACAGT CTGCTGGAGAAAGCAGAGGCgcgggagagagagcgggagaagGAGGAGGCGCGCAGGGTGCGGCGCCGGGAAGCGGCCTTCCGAAGCATGCTGAGGCAGGCCGCACCTGCTCTGGAGCTGGGCACTGCCTGGGAAGAG GTCCGCGAGCGCTTTGTGTGTGACTCAGCCTTTGCACAGATTACTCTGGAGTCGGAGCGGATCCGGCTCTTCCGCGAGTTCCTGCAGGTGCTGGAG ACCGAGTGCCAGCACCTGCACACCAGAGGCCGAAAGCATGGCAGGAAAGGCAAGAAGCACCATCACAAGCGGTCGCACTCACCCTCA ggctctgagtccgaggaggaggagctgccccCACCATCCCTCCGGCCCCCCAAGCGGAGGCGGCGGAACCCCTCGGAGTCCGGCTCGGAGCCCTCTTCCTCACTTGATTCAGTTGAGAGTGGGGGTGCTGCCCTTGGAGGACGGGGCTCCCCGTCCTCTCACCTCCTCCTTGGGTCAG CAGACCATGGCCTTCGGAAAgccaagaaaccaaaaaagaaattgaagagaagACACAAGTCG AACAGCCCTGAGAGTGGGAGCGGGCCTGAGGAGAGAGCTGGCAAGGAGagtgaggagcaggagcaggacaAGGCCAGGGAGCTCCGGCAGGTGGAGTTCCCTCGCCGCGCCCCGGGCCTCAGCATCAAGAAGGAGAAG CAGACAGGCTGGGACACATCGGAGAGCGAGCTGAGCGAGGGCGAGCTGGAAAGGCGGCGGCGGGcgctcctgcagcagctggacgACCACCAGTGA
- the PRPF40B gene encoding pre-mRNA-processing factor 40 homolog B isoform X6, producing MQRCPSAGRRAPSCIEDGRVRSTFYHLSFFMPTLDSGSPSPSSPDHSQAACLRHSLYSAAFRPGYRATLFWNLLVCKNLVRLGVRLLFASLHFCAGPEETRGSGLKGDKSILQPRESPHPEWGDSSPMGDAQQAVSEEPLSSGTQSVPDSGPRPPAAPAPFPPGPPMMPPPFMPPPGMPPPFLPMGLPPMSQRPPAIPPVPPGILPPMLPPMGAPPPLTQIPGMVPPMMPGMLLPAVPVTAATAPGADTASSAVPGTGPLRALWSEHVAPDGRIYYYNADDKQSVWEKPSVLKSKAELLLSQCPWKEYKSDTGKPYYYNNQSKESRWTRPKDLDELEALVKQEAAGKQKPLAPQTLQPQPPQPQPDPPPAPPGPAPASSGLLEPEPGGSGDCDVAEAAQPLEQGFLQPPEEGPSSSAAQPQPPQQEEEEPKPEPERSGLSWSNREKAKQAFKELLRDKAVPSNASWEQAMKMVVTDPRYSALPKLSEKKQAFNAYKAQREKEEKEEARLRAKEAKQTLQHFLEQHERMTSTTRYRRAEQTFGELEVWAVVPERDRKEVYDDVLFFLAKKEKEQAKQLRRRNIQALKSILDGMSSVSFQTTWSQAQQYLMDNPSFAEDHQLQNMDKEDALICFEEHIRALEREEEEERERARLRERRQQRKNREAFQTFLDELHETGQLHSMSTWVELYPAVSTDVRFANMLGQPGSTPLDLFKFYVEELKARFHDEKKIIKDILQDRGFCVEVDTAFEDFAHAISFDKRAAALDAGNIKLTFNSLLEKAEAREREREKEEARRVRRREAAFRSMLRQAAPALELGTAWEEVRERFVCDSAFAQITLESERIRLFREFLQVLETECQHLHTRGRKHGRKGKKHHHKRSHSPSGSESEEEELPPPSLRPPKRRRRNPSESGSEPSSSLDSVESGGAALGGRGSPSSHLLLGSDHGLRKAKKPKKKLKRRHKSNSPESGSGPEERAGKESEEQEQDKARELRQVEFPRRAPGLSIKKEKQTGWDTSESELSEGELERRRRALLQQLDDHQ from the exons ATGCAGCGCTGTCCGAGTGCTGGCCGGAGAGCGCCGTCCTGCATTGAGGATGGCCGTGTACGGTCAACATTTTATCACTTGAGTTTCTTCATGCCGACATTGGATTCCGGTTCCCCCTCCCCAAGCAGCCCAGACCACAGCCAAGCTGCCTGCCTCCGCCACAGCCTGTACTCAGCAGCTTTTAGGCCGGGGTACAGGGCCACACTGTTTTGGAATCTTCTGGTTTGCAAAAACCTAGTGAGGTTAGGTGTGAGACTGCTCTTTGCATCGCTGCACTTCTGTGCAGGCCCTGAGGAGACACGTGGGAGTGGTTTAAAAGGAGATAAGTCGATCCTCCAACCTAGGGAATCCCCCCACCCGGAGTGGGGAGACAGCAGTCCCATGGGAGACGCCCAGCAGGCAGTCTCCGAGGAGCCCTTATCCTCAGGGACGCAG TCGGTTCCCGATTCTGGTCCCCGGCCCCCAGCAGCGCCTGCCCCCTTCCCACCGGGGCCCCCCATGATGCCACCACCCTTC ATGCCCCCTCCAGGGATGCCCCCACCCTTTCTGCCAATGGGGCTACCCCCCATGAGCCAGAGGCCACCAGCCATTCCCCCTGTGCCACCGGGCATCTTGCCCCCAATGCTCCCACCCATGGGGGCGCCGCCACCACTCACACAG ATTCCGGGCATGGTGCCTCCGATGATGCCGGGAATGCTGCTGCCGGCGGTGCCCGTCACCGCAGCG ACGGCTCCGGGTGCGGACACCGCCAGCT ctgctgtgcctgggacagGCCCTCTG AGGGCGCTCTGGAGCGAGCACGTGGCCCCCGATGGGCGCATCTACTACTACAATGCCGATGACAAGCAGTCCGTGTGGGAGAAGCCCAGCGTGCTCAAGTCCAAGGCAGAG CTGCTGCTGTCTCAGTGTCCCTGGAAAGAGTACAAGTCGGACACAGGCAAACCTTACTACTACAACAACCAGAGTAAGGAGTCCCGCTGGACccggcccaaggacctggatgaGCTAGAGG CTCTAGTCAAACAAGAGGCTGCAGG AAAGCAGAAGCCGCTGGCGCCACAGACACTACAGCCCCAGCCGCCTCAGCCCCAGCCTGACCCCCCACCTGCACCTCCCGGCCCTGCGCCCGCGTCCTCAGGCCTGCTGGAACCCGAGCCCGGTGGGAGTGGAGACTGTGATGTGGCGGAGGCCGCCCAGCCGCTGGAGCAGGGCTTCCTGCAGCCCCCGGAGGAGGGCCCCAGCAG TTCTGCCGCGCAGCCGCAGCCaccacagcaggaggaggaggaacccaAGCCTGAACCGGAGAGGTCCGGCCTCAGTTGGAGCAACCGGGAGAAGGCGAAGCAGGCGTTCAAGGAGCTGCTGAGGGACAAG GCCGTCCCCTCCAATGCATCATGGGAACAGGCCATGAAGATGGTGGTCACTGACCCCCGCTATAG TGCCTTGCCCAAACTGAGTGAGAAGAAGCAGGCATTCAACGCGTATAAGGCGCagcgggagaaggaggagaaggaggaggcccGGCTGCGGGCCAAGGAGGCCAAGCAGACGCTGCAGCATTTCCTGGAGCAGCACGAGCGCATGACTTCCACCACCCGCTACCG GCGGGCAGAGCAGACCTTTGGCGAGCTGGAGGTTTGGGCCGTGGTCCCTGAGAGGGATCGAAAAGAGGTGTATGACGACGTCCTGTTCTTCCTGGCGAAGAAGGAGAAG GAGCAGGCCAAGCAGCTCCGGCGCCGCAACATCCAGGCCCTGAAGAGCATCCTGGACGGGATGAGCAGCGTCAGCTTCCAGACCACCTGGTCGCAGGCCCAGCAGTACCTCATGGACAACCCCAGCTTTGCTGAGGACCATCAGCTGCAGA ACATGGACAAGGAGGATGCGCTGATCTGCTTCGAGGAACACATCCGAGctttggagagggaggaggaggaggagcgggagCGGGCCCGGCTCCGGGAACGGCGTCAGCAACGCAAGAACCGGGAGGCCTTCCAG ACCTTCCTAGATGAGCTGCACGAGACAGGGCAGCTGCACTCCATGTCTACCTGGGTGGAGCTGTACCCAGCAGTCAGCACTGACGTCCGCTTCGCCAACATGCTGGGCCAGCCGG gctCCACCCCTCTGGACTTGTTCAAGTTCTATGTGGAGGAGTTGAAGGCACGGTTCCATGATGAGAAGAAGATCATTAAAGACATTCTTCAG GACCGGGGCTTCTGTGTGGAGGTGGACACGGCCTTTGAGGACTTCGCCCACGCCATAAGCTTTGACAAGAGGGCTGCCGCGCTGGACGCAGGCAACATCAAGCTGACCTTCAACAGT CTGCTGGAGAAAGCAGAGGCgcgggagagagagcgggagaagGAGGAGGCGCGCAGGGTGCGGCGCCGGGAAGCGGCCTTCCGAAGCATGCTGAGGCAGGCCGCACCTGCTCTGGAGCTGGGCACTGCCTGGGAAGAG GTCCGCGAGCGCTTTGTGTGTGACTCAGCCTTTGCACAGATTACTCTGGAGTCGGAGCGGATCCGGCTCTTCCGCGAGTTCCTGCAGGTGCTGGAG ACCGAGTGCCAGCACCTGCACACCAGAGGCCGAAAGCATGGCAGGAAAGGCAAGAAGCACCATCACAAGCGGTCGCACTCACCCTCA ggctctgagtccgaggaggaggagctgccccCACCATCCCTCCGGCCCCCCAAGCGGAGGCGGCGGAACCCCTCGGAGTCCGGCTCGGAGCCCTCTTCCTCACTTGATTCAGTTGAGAGTGGGGGTGCTGCCCTTGGAGGACGGGGCTCCCCGTCCTCTCACCTCCTCCTTGGGTCAG ACCATGGCCTTCGGAAAgccaagaaaccaaaaaagaaattgaagagaagACACAAGTCG AACAGCCCTGAGAGTGGGAGCGGGCCTGAGGAGAGAGCTGGCAAGGAGagtgaggagcaggagcaggacaAGGCCAGGGAGCTCCGGCAGGTGGAGTTCCCTCGCCGCGCCCCGGGCCTCAGCATCAAGAAGGAGAAG CAGACAGGCTGGGACACATCGGAGAGCGAGCTGAGCGAGGGCGAGCTGGAAAGGCGGCGGCGGGcgctcctgcagcagctggacgACCACCAGTGA